The Ziziphus jujuba cultivar Dongzao chromosome 7, ASM3175591v1 genome includes a region encoding these proteins:
- the LOC107406040 gene encoding probable methyltransferase PMT27: MALSKSRNNKRSSSNSYASTATTVLFIALCVLGVWMLTSNNVVPPQATTTRTATSTSTSTGASSSSSSNDLPQGIIKSADSKSFEDSPGELPDDALKADDSNKSDVSNEEQAKAIPAEEDRSSSSEQENEGDKQEEQAAIEEEKQKESQTQLSEESSMTQTQQVKVSESEENSKASSDEGGGTTGIEKVTENNEVQEQNSDSESGETAQENHDQQKPDEDQQQQDKILQQQLQEDENRGNSRETQNQTPVEDQQQPQTVQNEGDDQQQQQQQQQQEQRQQADQDQKSSQESQNEISEDDQQKRVQQHKHEKQQKQQQENSESTAKTDESAAQDQSSQHEFTDVTNQQTDATQQSATVDQQQQQEPQQKKSGKEEAKAAESNSGETFPGGENSGIPKESKESKKAWSTQADQSENEKERRKDESDGQGSIYGYTWQLCNVTAGPDYIPCLDNEQALKHLHSTRHFEHRERHCPLEGPTCLVPLPQGYKTTIEWPQSRDKIWYHNVPHTKLAEVKGHQNWVKVTGEFLTFPGGGTQFIHGALHYIDFVEQSVPAIAWGKRTRVILDVGCGVASFGGYLFERDVLTMSFAPKDEHEAQVQFALERGIPAISAVMGSQRLPFPSRVFDIVHCARCRVPWHAEGGLLLLELNRVLRPGGYFVWSATPVYQTLEEDVQIWKAMTTLTASMCWELVTIQKDKLNSIGAAIYRKPTTNQCYDERKQNQPPMCKNDDDPNAAWYVPLQACMHRVPVEEAERGTHWPEEWPSRLQTPPYWLNSSQLGIYGKPAPQDFEADYKHWKRVVKDSYMARLGISWSNVRNVMDMRAVYGGFAAALKDVKVWVMNVVNIDSPDTLPIIYERGLFGIYHDWCQSFSTYPRTYDLLHADHLFSKLQKRCKLASVMAEVDRIVRPGGKLIVRDESRAIGEVENLLKSLHWEVHLTFSKNQEGILSAQKGNWRPDTLASS; the protein is encoded by the exons ATGGCACTGAGTAAGTCGCGTAACAACAAGCGCTCTTCCTCAAATTCTTACGCTTCTACTGCAACCACCGTGCTGTTCATTGCACTGTGTGTTCTGGGTGTATGGATGCTCACTTCCAACAATGTGGTTCCACCCCAAGCCACCACCACTCGCACCGCCACGTCCACTTCCACTTCCACGGGCGCttcctcatcatcttcctccAATGATCTCCCCCAAGGCATCATCAAGTCTGCTGACAGTAAGTCGTTTGAAGACAGTCCCGGTGAACTTCCTGACGATGCCCTCAAAGCCGATGATTCAAACAAATCGGATGTTTCTAATGAAGAACAAGCAAAGGCTATTCCTGCTGAGGAAGATAGGAGCAGTTCTTCGGAACAAGAAAATGAAGGTGATAAACAAGAAGAACAGGCTGCCATTGAGGAAGAGAAGCAGAAAGAAAGCCAAACTCAATTATCCGAAGAAAGTTCGATGACTCAAACTCAACAGGTTAAAGTTTCTGAATCTGAGGAAAACTCGAAAGCTAGTAGTGACGAAGGTGGTGGTACTACTGGAATTGAAAAAGTGACGGAGAACAACGAGGTTCAGGAACAAAATAGTGACTCTGAAAGTGGTGAAACCGCACAAGAAAATCATGACCAACAAAAGCCAGACGAAGATCAACAACAACAGGATAAGATACTACAACAGCAACTACAAGAGGATGAAAACCGAGGGAATTCACGGGAGACTCAGAATCAAACGCCAGTGGAAGATCAACAACAACCCCAAACAGTACAAAATGAGGGAGatgatcaacaacaacaacaacagcagcagcagcaggagCAGCGACAGCAAGCCGATCAAGACCAGAAAAGCTCACAGGAATCTCAAAATGAGATATCAGAGGATGATCAACAGAAACGAGTACAACAGCACAAACATGAAaagcaacaaaaacaacaacaagaaaattCGGAATCCACGGCTAAAACCGATGAATCAGCCGCGCAAGATCAATCATCGCAGCATGAATTCACAGACGTGACGAACCAGCAAACCGATGCAACCCAACAATCCGCAACGGTGGATCAACAACAACAGCAGGAGCCTCAGCAAAAAAAGAGTGGGAAAGAAGAAGCTAAGGCCGCTGAGTCAAACTCAGGCGAGACATTCCCTGGTGGGGAGAACTCCGGGATTCCAAAGGAGTCAAAGGAGTCGAAGAAAGCTTGGTCAACTCAAGCAGATCAGTCGGAAAACGAGAAGGAGAGACGGAAGGACGAGTCGGACGGTCAAGGGAGCATCTATGGATACACTTGGCAGCTATGTAACGTAACGGCAGGTCCAGATTATATACCGTGTTTGGACAACGAGCAGGCATTGAAGCATTTACATTCAACCAGACACTTCGAGCATAGAGAGAGGCATTGCCCTCTAGAAGGACCCACTTGCCTTGTCCCACTTCCTCAAGGCTACAAAACAACCATCGAGTGGCCACAAAGCAGAGACAAG ATATGGTATCACAACGTACCACACACTAAGTTGGCGGAGGTGAAAGGGCACCAAAACTGGGTTAAGGTGACGGGTGAGTTCTTAACATTTCCAGGCGGTGGGACCCAGTTCATACATGGAGCGCTCCATTACATCGACTTTGTAGAACAG TCAGTACCAGCAATCGCATGGGGAAAGCGAACTCGGGTAATACTGGACGTGGGTTGCGGGGTTGCGAGTTTTGGTGGCTATCTATTCGAGAGAGATGTCCTTACAATGTCATTTGCACCAAAAGATGAACACGAGGCTCAAGTTCAGTTTGCTCTTGAGAGAGGAATCCCTGCCATTTCTGCTGTCATGGGTTCACAGAGACTTCCATTTCCAAGTAGGGTTTTTGATATTGTTCACTGTGCTCGTTGCAGAGTTCCCTGGCATGCAGAAG gcGGACTACTTCTTTTGGAATTGAACCGGGTTCTACGACCTGGGGGTTACTTCGTCTGGTCAGCCACCCCTGTGTACCAGACGCTTGAAGAAGATGTACAAATCTGGAAAg CGATGACCACACTGACGGCATCCATGTGTTGGGAGCTTGTGACCATCCAGAAGGATAAACTGAATTCCATTGGTGCTGCAATCTACCGCAAACCAACAACAAATCAATGCTACGATGAAAGAAAGCAAAACCAGCCTCCTATGTGTAAAAATGACGATGATCCTAATGCTGCGTG GTACGTACCTCTGCAAGCATGTATGCACCGTGTGCCAGTAGAAGAGGCAGAGAGAGGGACTCATTGGCCCGAAGAATGGCCAAGTCGATTACAAACACCTCCTTACTGGTTAAACAGCTCTCAATTGGGGATCTACGGGAAGCCTGCGCCACAAGATTTTGAAGCCGATTACAAACACTGGAAACGTGTCGTCAAGGATTCATATATGGCCAGGTTGGGAATCAGCTGGTCCAATGTCAGGAATGTcatggacatgagagctgtttatGGAgg GTTTGCAGCGGCATTGAAAGACGTTAAAGTTTGGGTGATGAATGTGGTGAATATAGATTCTCCGGATACACTACCAATAATCTATGAGCGTGGTCTTTTTGGAATATACCATGACTGGTGCCAATCTTTCAGCACCTACCCCAGAACGTATGATCTCCTTCATGCAGATCATCTTTTCTCAAAGCTGCAAAAGAg GTGCAAACTTGCTAGTGTAATGGCGGAGGTTGATAGAATTGTGAGGCCTGGAGGAAAATTGATTGTTCGAGATGAGTCACGAGCAATTGGGGAGGTTGAGAACCTCTTGAAGTCTCTGCACTGGGAGGTTCATTTaactttttccaaaaaccagGAAGGGATTCTTAGTGCACAGAAAGGAAATTGGCGACCAGATACACTGGCATCTTCCTGA
- the LOC107409756 gene encoding LOW QUALITY PROTEIN: uncharacterized protein LOC107409756 (The sequence of the model RefSeq protein was modified relative to this genomic sequence to represent the inferred CDS: substituted 1 base at 1 genomic stop codon) encodes METAVHRHRLRWTSAYTSAISNHKQAKKENVRTHTGLGMTMRGVLALKRVLPSNSNPVITNSNYPPRSLGPRCRRKSMADEAPNKTLPYESATKQGIDSKAKEDDAESKQSRAPPPPEKPLPGDCCGSGCVRCVWDVYYEELEEYNKLYKTESEANSNSKSSXQNMKVGLVILAGVALLLLGTAPIGAKASTSASAFVHNAIYSNKIAIFSKSYCPYCMRSKRIFSELHEKPFVVELDLRDDGPQIQSVLLDLIGRRTVPQIFVNGKHIGGSDDLKAAVESGQLQKLLEAS; translated from the exons ATGGAAACGGCGGTGCATCGTCATCGTCTGCGTTGGACTTCAGCTTACACCTCAGCGATATCCAATCATAAACAAGCAAAGAAAGAGAATGTCCGGACCCACACGGGGTTGGGCATGACCATGAGAGGAGTTCTAGCCCTAAAACGTGTGCTTCCTTCAAATTCAAATCCAGTCATCACCAACTCCAATTATCCACCACGATCCCTTGGGCCTCGTTGCAGGAGGAAATCGATGGCCGACGAAGCACCGAATAAGACCCTTCCATATGAATCGGCAACGAAGCAGGGTATCGACAGCAAAGCAAAAGAAGATGATGCAGAATCGAAGCAGTCGCGGGCTCCACCGCCGCCGGAGAAGCCGTTGCCTGGGGATTGTTGCGGAAGCGGATGCGTTCGGTGCGTTTGGGATGTGTATTACGAGGAGCTCGAGGAATACAACAAGCTATACAAAACTGAATCGGAGGCCAATTCAAATTCAAAGTCCTCTTga CAAAATATGAAGGTGGGTCTGGTTATTCTGGCAGGGGTGGCTTTGCTGCTGCTAGGGACGGCACCAATTGGAGCCAAAGCCTCCACTTCTGCTTCGGCATTCGTACACAACGCCATCTACTCCAACAAAATTGCCATTTTCTCCAAATCCTACTGTCC GTATTGCATGCGTTCCAAGCGTATATTCAGTGAACTCCATGAGAAACCCTTTGTTGTTGAGCTTGATCTTCGAG ATGATGGGCCCCAAATTCAGAGTGTTCTTCTAGATCTGATAGGACGGCGTACTGTTCCGCAAATATTTGTGAATGGCAAACATATTGGTGGCTCTGACG ATCTCAAAGCTGCAGTTGAGAGTGGTCAATTACAGAAACTTCTAGAAGCAAGTTGA
- the LOC125423926 gene encoding protein EXPRESSION OF TERPENOIDS 1 has product MAGFFSLGGGGGGGRGGSSSQDDHHHHHHHQNPPHTEIPPESLFWYKNEDVPYKGFELWHQQEQFLQLQPRSLHHHQHHQDLYSSAVGGTGGLGEGAGPSSRSSINVSDESSSRSAFMMMRSGGGGVSCQDCGNQAKKDCAHMRCRTCCKSRGFDCQTHVKSTWVPASKRRERQQQLLALQQQQQQQQHHHQQHQLELRGGGGAGDNPKRLRENPNASSSLACTRLPSNTSGLELGNFPTELSSPAVFRCIRVSSIEDDEDQYAYQTAVNIGGHVFKGILYDQGPETNYMGGESSSGGGGGIEPLNLITGAATATTASGGGGGGGGGGAAAASTSSTAALLDPTSLYAAPLNSFMAASTGSSYSPETVSLFGESPSAPSSTI; this is encoded by the exons ATGGCTGGGTTTTTCTCAttaggaggaggaggaggaggaggaagaggtgGTTCAAGCAGCCAAGacgatcatcatcatcatcatcatcatcagaatCCACCGCATACCGAAATTCCACCGGAGAGTTTGTTTTGGTACAAGAATGAGGACGTGCCGTACAAAGGATTCGAGCTTTGGCATCAGCAGGAACAATTCCTCCAACTTCAACCGAGGTCTCTCCACCACCATCAGCATCATCAAGATCTTTACTCATCAGCAGTGGGTGGAACTGGTGGCTTAGGTGAAGGAGCGGGACCTAGCAGTAGGAGCTCGATCAACGTGTCTGATGAATCGTCGTCGAGATCGGCTTTCATGATGATGAGGTCAGGAGGTGGAGGTGTGAGCTGCCAAGACTGTGGGAATCAGGCGAAGAAAGATTGCGCTCACATGCGGTGCAGGACTTGTTGTAAAAGCCGAGGGTTCGATTGTCAAACCCATGTCAAAAGCACCTGGGTCCCGGCTTCTAAGCGTCGCGAGCGACAGCAACAACTGCTTGCTTtgcaacagcaacaacaacaacaacaacaccacCACCAACAACACCAGCTCGAGCTTCGCGGAGGTGGAGGTGCTGGAGACAATCCCAAGAGGCTGAGAGAGAATCCCAACGCTTCTTCTTCTCTTGCCTGCACTCGTTTACCCTCCAACACTTCAg GGTTGGAACTGGGAAACTTTCCGACTGAACTGAGCTCACCAGCTGTGTTTCGCTGCATAAGAGTGTCTTCCATTGAAGACGATGAGGATCAGTATGCATATCAGACGGCTGTGAACATCGGGGGCCACGTATTCAAAGGAATTCTATACGATCAAGGCCCCGAAACTAACTATATGGGTGGCGAGAGCTCATCAGGTGGAGGTGGTGGCATCGAACCACTGAATCTGATAACGGGCGCTGCCACGGCCACCACTGcgagtggtggtggtggtggtggtggtggtggaggtgcAGCAGCAGCTTCAACTTCTTCTACGGCAGCGCTGCTTGATCCTACATCTCTATACGCAGCTCCGCTAAACTCATTCATGGCTG CTTCTACTGGAAGTTCTTACTCGCCGGAAACAGTTTCTCTGTTTGGAGAATCACCAAGTGCACCAAGTTCTACAATATAA
- the LOC107409186 gene encoding aldehyde dehydrogenase family 3 member F1 codes for MEAKIEVLEESLAEVRKTFRSGKTRSVSWRKNQLRALIQLINDNEDKVMKALYDDLGKHPVEAYRDEVGVVLKSINYALNNIDKWTAAKKSSLPLLFFPAKGEVLPEPFGVVVIFSSWNFPIAMALDPLIGAISAGNTVVIKPSEQASACSAFLAHYIPLHMDSKAIKVIEGGAEISELLLQQKWDKIFFTGSPRVGRIVMTAAARHLTPVTLELGGKCPTILDSLSDPRDIKVAVKRIVAGKWGPCSGQACIGVDYMLVEEKFAPVFIELAQGIIKRCFGEIPKETKRMARIVNKHHFERLRNLIEDPLVADSIVYGGSLDEENLFIEPTILLNPPLDAEIMTEEIFGPLLPIITLRNIQESVEFINSRPKPLAIYAFTKNEALKGKILSETSSGSVTFNDVMVQFLCDELPFGGVGQSGFGRYHGKYSFETFSHEKAVMHGSFFPEIGPRYPPWNDFKQKFIRLGYALDYFGLLLLLLGIKR; via the exons ATGGAAGCAAAGATTGAAGTATTAGAAGAAAGCTTGGCTGAGGTGAGGAAAACCTTTAGAAGTGGCAAAACTCGAAGTGTTTCATGGAGAAAAAACCAACTTCGAGCACTAATTCAGCTCATCAACGACAATGAAGACAAGGTTATGAAAGCACTgtatgatgatcttgggaaacACCCTGTTGAAGCTTATAGGGACGAG GTTGGAGTAGTGCTAAAATCTATCAACTATGCTTTGAACAATATAGACAAATGGACGGCCGCTAAAAAg AGTTCATTGCCATTGCTTTTCTTTCCTGCAAAAGGAGAAGTCCTGCCTGAACCGTTTGGCGTTGTTGTCATATTTTCATCTTGGAACTTCCCTATAG CAATGGCATTGGACCCTTTGATAGGAGCAATATCGGCAGGAAACACAGTGGTTATTAAACCTTCAGAACAAGCCTCAGCATGCTCTGCTTTTCTTGCCCATTATATCCCTCTTCACATGGACAGCAAGGCCATCAAAGTCATTGAAGGTGGAGCAGAAATCAGTGAACTATTACTGCAGCAAAAATGGGACAAGATATTCTTTACTG GAAGTCCTCGAGTAGGGCGTATTGTAATGACTGCAGCTGCAAGGCACTTAACACCCGTCACTCTAGAGCTTGGTGGAAAATGCCCTACCATTCTAGATTCCCTCTCGGATCCTAGAGATATTAAG GTGGCGGTCAAAAGGATTGTTGCAGGGAAATGGGGACCTTGCAGTGGACAAGCATGTATAGGAGTGGATTATATGCTTGTTGAGGAGAAGTTTGCTCCTGTTTTT ATAGAGTTAGCACAGGGAATAATCAAGAGATGTTTTGGTGAAATCccaaaagaaacaaagagaatGGCTAGAATTGTGAATAAGCACCACTTTGAGAGACTGCGGAATCTTATCGAGGACCCTCTTGTTGCGGATTCCATTGTATATGGCGGTTCTCTAGATGAAGAGAATCT GTTCATTGAGCCAACAATCTTGTTAAATCCTCCCCTTGATGCTGAGATCATGACTGAAGAAATCTTTGGGCCATTGCTACCTATAATCACT TTGAGAAACATTCAGGAAAGCGTTGAATTCATAAACAGCAGGCCAAAGCCTCTTGCCATTTATGCATTTACCAAGAATGAAGCATTGAAGGGAAAAATTTTATCAGAAACATCTTCAGGAAGTGTGACTTTCAACGATGTCATGGTTCAA TTTCTTTGTGATGAGCTACCATTTGGTGGTGTTGGACAGAGTGGGTTTGGGAGGTACCATGGAAAGTATTCATTTGAGACCTTCAGCCATGAAAAAGCAGTCATGCATGGAAGCTTCTTTCCAGAAATAGGCCCTAGATATCCTCCATGGAATGACTTCAAGCAGAAATTTATCCGACTGGGATACGCACTTGACTACTTTGGACTACTTCTGCTTCTCCTGGGGATTAAAAGATAG